In Fodinicurvata sediminis DSM 21159, a genomic segment contains:
- a CDS encoding branched-chain amino acid ABC transporter permease produces MSAYVLQQLINGLVLGSMYALVAVGFSMIYSIVRLINFAHGDVAMIGAFSTFLVFAAAGLPLWVIVPATLAVGAAVAAVIEFLVFRPQRQAPQVNGFITSLGVSILIQNVGILLLSAQPRSVRLPGLLRTNHDFFGARVTTLDILIVAATLISLLVLTLFVKRTRLGIAMRATSENVSAAQLMGIPVNRVITAAFAVGGSLAGLAGLMWGGRYGQIDPLMGFVPGLKAFVAAVIGGVGSLAGAALGGYLLGMAEIMIVGMLPSEYGSYRDAFVFGLLILVLLVMPNGLLGKPAEERA; encoded by the coding sequence ATGAGCGCCTATGTCCTGCAGCAGCTGATCAACGGCCTGGTCCTGGGGTCCATGTACGCCCTGGTGGCGGTGGGCTTCTCGATGATCTATTCCATCGTGCGCCTGATCAACTTCGCCCATGGCGACGTGGCGATGATCGGCGCGTTCAGCACCTTCCTGGTCTTCGCCGCGGCCGGCCTGCCGCTCTGGGTGATCGTGCCGGCCACGCTGGCTGTGGGGGCCGCGGTGGCGGCGGTCATCGAGTTCCTGGTCTTCCGGCCCCAGCGCCAGGCGCCACAGGTCAACGGCTTCATCACCTCGCTGGGGGTCTCGATCCTGATCCAGAACGTCGGCATCCTGCTGCTTTCGGCTCAGCCGCGCTCGGTGCGTCTGCCGGGCCTGCTGCGCACGAACCACGACTTCTTCGGCGCCCGCGTGACCACCCTGGACATCCTGATCGTCGCCGCCACCCTGATCTCGCTGCTGGTGCTGACGCTGTTCGTCAAGCGCACCCGCCTGGGCATCGCCATGCGCGCCACTTCCGAGAACGTTTCGGCGGCGCAGCTGATGGGCATCCCCGTCAACCGCGTCATCACGGCGGCCTTCGCCGTGGGCGGCTCACTGGCCGGCCTGGCCGGCCTGATGTGGGGCGGGCGCTATGGCCAGATCGATCCCCTGATGGGCTTCGTGCCCGGCCTGAAGGCCTTCGTCGCCGCCGTCATCGGCGGGGTCGGCAGCCTGGCCGGCGCGGCGCTCGGTGGCTACCTGCTGGGCATGGCCGAGATCATGATCGTCGGCATGCTGCCCAGCGAATACGGATCCTATCGTGACGCCTTCGTCTTTGGCCTGCTGATCCTGGTATTGCTGGTCATGCCGAACGGCCTGCTCGGAAAGCCAGCGGAGGAACGGGCATGA
- a CDS encoding ABC transporter ATP-binding protein, translating into MSKSVPLLSIENLDLSIRDLPILRAVSLSLRAGQVLGVVGESGSGKSMTASAIMQLLPEGARWSGRIRLNGESLEEKGEKGMCAVRGKDIGMVFQEPMTALNPVQTIGRQVAETIRIHGGGSQREAERIARETLDRVGLPAAQFPLSRYPHELSGGQRQRVVIAMAIALRPKLLIADEPTTALDVTTQAQILKLLKRLVAEDGMGLILITHDLAVVADMADHIVIMREGEVVERGQTLELFRRMQHSYTRKLFAASSHSPERAQTRRRESGPPVLKVSQAVRDYALPRPHPLARARAFRAVDHVSLAVERGENVGLVGESGCGKSTLTRAILALENLQGGEIDLEGTAFNRRGFRPGHDLRRKVQVVFQDPYASFNPRHRVERLVAEPFHLDPQAPTGAERRHRVEAMMEAVGLQPGDAQKYIHEFSGGQRQRIAIARALIIEPSLIVLDEAVSALDVSIRAQILDLLADLSDRLSVSYLFISHDLSVVRAITDRVLVMKAGQIVEEGATEEVFSNPQHDYTKSLIAATPDLERALKARERAA; encoded by the coding sequence ATGAGCAAGTCCGTTCCTCTTCTCAGCATCGAGAACCTGGACCTCTCGATCCGCGACCTGCCCATCCTGAGGGCTGTCAGCCTGTCGCTGCGTGCCGGGCAGGTATTGGGCGTGGTGGGCGAGTCGGGCTCGGGCAAGTCCATGACGGCCAGCGCCATCATGCAGCTGCTGCCCGAGGGGGCGCGGTGGTCGGGGCGTATCCGCTTGAATGGCGAGTCCCTGGAGGAGAAGGGCGAGAAGGGCATGTGTGCCGTCCGCGGCAAGGACATCGGTATGGTTTTCCAGGAACCAATGACCGCCCTCAATCCCGTTCAAACCATCGGCCGGCAGGTTGCGGAGACAATTCGCATCCATGGCGGCGGCAGCCAGCGCGAGGCCGAGCGTATCGCACGCGAGACCCTGGATCGTGTCGGCCTGCCGGCGGCCCAGTTTCCGCTGTCGCGCTATCCCCACGAGCTGTCTGGCGGCCAGCGCCAGCGCGTGGTGATCGCCATGGCCATTGCGCTGCGGCCCAAGCTGCTGATCGCCGACGAACCGACCACCGCCCTGGATGTCACCACTCAGGCACAGATCCTGAAGCTGCTGAAGCGCCTGGTGGCCGAGGACGGCATGGGCCTGATCCTGATCACCCACGACCTGGCGGTGGTGGCCGACATGGCCGATCACATCGTCATCATGCGCGAGGGCGAAGTGGTGGAGCGGGGCCAGACCCTGGAGCTTTTCCGTCGTATGCAGCATTCCTATACCCGGAAGCTCTTTGCGGCGTCCTCGCACAGTCCGGAGCGTGCGCAGACGCGCCGGCGCGAAAGCGGGCCGCCGGTCCTGAAGGTCAGCCAGGCCGTGCGCGACTATGCCCTGCCACGCCCGCATCCCCTGGCGCGGGCGCGTGCCTTCAGGGCCGTGGATCACGTCTCTTTGGCCGTAGAGCGCGGCGAGAACGTCGGGCTGGTCGGGGAATCGGGCTGCGGCAAGTCCACCTTGACCCGCGCGATCCTGGCCCTGGAGAACCTGCAGGGCGGAGAGATCGATTTGGAAGGCACCGCCTTCAATCGGCGCGGCTTCCGTCCCGGTCACGACCTGCGGCGCAAGGTGCAGGTGGTCTTCCAGGATCCCTATGCCTCGTTCAACCCACGCCATCGCGTGGAGCGCCTGGTGGCCGAGCCCTTTCATCTGGACCCGCAGGCGCCGACCGGCGCCGAGCGTCGCCACCGGGTCGAGGCCATGATGGAGGCCGTGGGGCTGCAGCCGGGCGATGCCCAGAAATACATCCACGAGTTCTCGGGCGGCCAGCGCCAGCGCATTGCCATCGCGCGTGCGCTGATCATAGAGCCGTCGCTGATCGTCCTGGACGAGGCGGTCTCGGCCCTGGACGTCTCGATCCGCGCGCAGATCCTGGATCTTCTGGCCGACCTCTCGGACCGCCTTTCGGTCTCCTACCTCTTCATCTCGCACGACCTCTCCGTCGTGCGCGCCATCACCGACCGCGTCCTGGTTATGAAGGCGGGCCAGATCGTCGAGGAGGGGGCGACGGAAGAGGTCTTCAGCAATCCGCAGCACGACTACACCAAGAGCCTGATTGCCGCCACGCCTGACCTGGAGCGGGCCCTGAAGGCGCGCGAACGGGCGGCCTGA
- a CDS encoding P1 family peptidase, giving the protein MGAASERKGEGMKPGARNLITDVPGLKVGNARNDRVKSGTTVLLADQPSVASVEVMGGAPGTRETDLLAPDKTVQGVDALVLSGGSAFGLEAASGVVDALRAQGRGFAVGDMRVPIVPSAILFDLLNGGDKDWNSNPYRALGAEALEAVSMDFALGTAGAGTGAGTAELKGGLGSASLVLDSGHTVGALVAVNAFGSANVPGHPHFWAAPFEVGAEFGGLGPCPEAVPLTLPKNKTLEALNAKANTTIAIVATDAVLTKGQAKRLATVAHDGMARSLVPSHTPLDGDLVFSLATGARPLEDPASDQMLLGHAAASCLARAIARGVHAATPAEGDSLPTWQEAWGRT; this is encoded by the coding sequence GTGGGCGCTGCATCTGAACGCAAGGGAGAGGGCATGAAACCCGGTGCGCGCAACCTGATTACCGATGTACCCGGCCTGAAGGTCGGCAATGCCCGGAACGACCGGGTCAAGTCCGGAACCACGGTCCTGCTGGCCGACCAGCCGTCCGTGGCCTCGGTGGAGGTGATGGGCGGCGCGCCGGGCACGCGGGAAACCGACCTGCTGGCCCCCGACAAGACCGTGCAGGGGGTGGACGCCCTGGTGCTCTCCGGCGGTTCCGCCTTCGGCCTGGAGGCCGCCTCGGGTGTGGTCGATGCCCTGCGCGCGCAGGGGCGTGGCTTTGCCGTGGGCGACATGCGGGTGCCCATCGTGCCCTCGGCCATCCTCTTCGACCTTCTGAATGGCGGCGACAAGGACTGGAACAGCAATCCTTACCGGGCCTTGGGTGCGGAGGCCCTGGAGGCCGTCAGCATGGACTTCGCCCTCGGCACCGCCGGGGCCGGCACCGGTGCCGGCACCGCCGAGCTGAAAGGTGGCCTGGGCTCCGCGTCCCTGGTTCTGGACTCCGGGCATACGGTGGGCGCGCTGGTGGCCGTCAATGCCTTCGGCAGTGCGAATGTTCCCGGGCATCCTCACTTCTGGGCGGCGCCCTTCGAGGTGGGCGCCGAATTCGGGGGACTTGGGCCCTGTCCCGAGGCGGTGCCGCTCACCCTGCCGAAGAACAAGACGCTGGAGGCGCTGAACGCCAAGGCCAACACAACGATTGCCATTGTCGCCACCGATGCCGTGCTGACCAAGGGGCAGGCCAAGCGCCTGGCGACCGTGGCCCATGACGGCATGGCGCGCAGCCTGGTGCCCTCGCACACACCGCTGGACGGGGATCTGGTCTTCTCACTGGCCACCGGGGCGCGGCCGCTGGAGGACCCGGCCAGCGACCAGATGCTGCTGGGACACGCCGCCGCGAGCTGCCTGGCGCGCGCCATTGCCCGCGGTGTTCATGCCGCCACGCCGGCAGAGGGGGATAGCCTGCCGACGTGGCAGGAAGCTTGGGGCAGGACCTGA
- a CDS encoding ABC transporter permease, with protein MSESVQTLPHGKGHRGFLATAVRSPNFVVGASLTLVFFLATLLSFVWTPYEVTQLNPTEKLKDPSLAHWLGTDNLGRDILSMVMVGARASIAVALIAVGIGILLGVPLGLAAAARRGSLLDEIIMRTNDLIFAFPALLLAIMITAVFGPGAVNAIIAIGIFNIPVFARLSRGAALSLWTRDYILAARVSGKSATRISAEHILPNITNLLIVQGTIQFSLGILAEAGLSYVGLGTQPPMPSWGRMLADAQTMISFAPHLAIFPGLAIVLTVLGLNLMGDGLRDILDPRLRRAR; from the coding sequence ATGAGCGAAAGCGTGCAGACCCTGCCTCATGGAAAGGGGCACCGCGGTTTCCTGGCGACCGCGGTGCGCTCGCCCAACTTTGTGGTTGGTGCGTCCCTGACGCTGGTCTTCTTCCTTGCCACTCTTCTGTCCTTCGTCTGGACACCCTATGAAGTGACGCAGCTCAATCCGACCGAGAAGCTGAAGGACCCCTCGCTTGCGCACTGGCTGGGAACCGACAATCTGGGCCGGGATATTCTGTCCATGGTTATGGTTGGGGCGCGCGCCTCGATCGCGGTGGCCCTGATCGCGGTGGGGATTGGCATCCTGCTGGGCGTGCCACTGGGCCTGGCGGCGGCGGCGCGTCGCGGTTCGCTGCTGGACGAGATCATCATGCGCACCAATGACCTGATCTTCGCCTTCCCGGCCCTGCTGCTGGCCATCATGATCACGGCGGTCTTCGGGCCCGGTGCCGTCAACGCCATCATCGCCATCGGCATTTTCAACATTCCCGTCTTCGCCCGTCTTTCGCGTGGGGCCGCCCTGTCGCTGTGGACGCGCGACTATATCCTGGCCGCGCGCGTCAGCGGCAAGTCCGCAACACGCATTTCCGCCGAGCATATTCTGCCCAACATCACCAACCTCCTGATCGTGCAGGGGACCATCCAGTTCTCGCTGGGTATCCTGGCCGAGGCTGGTCTGTCCTATGTGGGCCTGGGTACACAGCCACCCATGCCCAGTTGGGGCCGGATGCTGGCGGACGCCCAGACCATGATCTCCTTCGCGCCGCACCTGGCGATTTTCCCGGGCCTGGCCATCGTGCTGACGGTCCTGGGCCTGAACCTGATGGGCGATGGGTTGCGGGACATCCTGGACCCGAGACTGAGGCGTGCACGATGA
- a CDS encoding ABC transporter ATP-binding protein, translating to MPDALLKVESINVWRGASQVLNDVSLSVGQGEIVALLGGNGAGKTSTLSTISGLLRPKSGSITFAGDSGPVSLTSLRPENIVKLGIAHCPEGRQVFGGLSVMENLRMGAYLRHDDQIGADIKHFFELFPILEERADLKAGQLSGGEQMMLALTRALMSRPRLLMLDEPSLGLAPQVIDQIFDRIEEIRAQGTTVFLVEQNAAMALEVADRAYVIENGKITISGNASELAEDPSVREAYLGIETTQATGAETPPMETSS from the coding sequence TTGCCTGACGCGCTGCTGAAGGTGGAAAGCATCAATGTCTGGCGCGGCGCATCGCAGGTGCTGAACGATGTGTCGCTGTCGGTCGGACAGGGCGAGATCGTGGCCCTGCTGGGGGGCAACGGGGCCGGCAAGACCTCGACTCTCTCCACCATTTCCGGCCTGCTGCGCCCGAAAAGCGGCAGCATCACCTTTGCCGGAGACTCAGGGCCGGTTTCGCTGACCAGCCTGCGCCCAGAGAACATCGTCAAGCTGGGCATCGCGCACTGTCCCGAGGGGCGACAGGTCTTCGGCGGCCTTTCGGTGATGGAGAACCTGCGCATGGGCGCCTACCTGCGCCATGACGACCAGATCGGCGCCGACATCAAGCACTTCTTCGAGCTGTTTCCCATCCTGGAGGAGCGCGCCGACCTGAAGGCCGGGCAGCTGTCGGGCGGCGAGCAGATGATGCTGGCGCTGACCCGGGCCCTGATGTCGCGGCCGCGCCTGCTGATGCTGGACGAGCCCTCGCTTGGCCTGGCGCCCCAGGTGATCGACCAGATCTTCGACCGGATCGAGGAGATCCGTGCCCAGGGCACCACGGTCTTCCTGGTCGAGCAGAATGCTGCCATGGCGCTGGAGGTCGCCGACCGGGCCTATGTGATCGAGAACGGGAAGATCACGATTTCCGGCAACGCCAGCGAGCTGGCCGAGGACCCCTCGGTCCGGGAAGCCTATCTGGGAATCGAGACAACACAAGCCACAGGAGCTGAGACCCCGCCCATGGAGACCTCCTCATGA
- a CDS encoding ABC transporter ATP-binding protein, translated as MVDTPDTLLEGDRLSRRFGGVVALQDYSVKLSKGDLLGLIGPNGAGKTTAFNLLSGVLPPSSGSISLDGRNLTGSQPEAFAEAGIARSFQNIRLFKDLSAWENVAAGYHMRHGAGWLSTILALPGARASERRMREKACALMETVGLADFIDQRAGDMPYGHQRKLEIARALATEPRVLLLDEPAAGMNATETEELKKMIAVIHEDLGLTLVLVEHDMRFVMSLCRRVQVLNRGELIADGTPEEVQATPAVAEAYLGKGRGKKVA; from the coding sequence ATGGTTGATACGCCAGATACGCTGTTGGAAGGTGATCGTTTGAGCCGGCGATTTGGCGGTGTCGTGGCTTTGCAGGACTATTCCGTAAAGCTCTCCAAGGGCGATCTGCTGGGCCTGATCGGGCCCAACGGCGCCGGCAAGACCACGGCCTTCAACCTGCTCTCCGGCGTGCTGCCGCCTTCAAGCGGCAGCATCTCGCTGGACGGCCGCAACCTGACCGGATCGCAGCCCGAGGCCTTTGCCGAGGCCGGCATCGCCCGCAGCTTCCAGAACATCCGCCTGTTCAAGGATCTCTCCGCCTGGGAAAACGTGGCCGCCGGCTATCACATGCGCCATGGCGCCGGCTGGCTGTCCACCATCCTGGCGCTGCCGGGCGCCCGCGCCAGCGAGCGCCGGATGCGCGAGAAGGCCTGTGCCCTGATGGAGACCGTGGGGCTGGCGGATTTCATCGACCAGCGCGCCGGCGACATGCCCTATGGCCACCAGCGCAAGCTCGAGATCGCCCGCGCACTGGCCACCGAGCCGCGTGTGCTGCTGCTGGACGAGCCGGCCGCTGGCATGAACGCCACGGAGACCGAGGAGCTCAAGAAGATGATCGCCGTGATTCACGAGGACCTGGGCCTGACCCTGGTGCTGGTGGAACACGACATGCGCTTTGTCATGTCGCTGTGCCGGCGCGTGCAGGTGCTCAACCGCGGCGAGCTGATTGCCGACGGCACGCCCGAGGAGGTGCAGGCGACACCGGCAGTGGCCGAAGCTTATCTTGGCAAGGGCAGGGGGAAGAAGGTTGCCTGA
- a CDS encoding SDR family oxidoreductase has product MRLKDKTAIVTGGASGFGAGIVRKFLDEGARVMIADINGEAAESLAGELGDRAVAQKVDVASKDSVEAMSQAALSAFGQVDILVNNAGVTHLPAAMEEVSEEDFDRVLAVNTKSVYLTARTLLPHMKERGTGAILNVASTGGVSPRPRLSWYNASKGWMITATKAMAVELAPAGIRVNAINPVAGDTPLLKSFMGEDTPEVRAKFLSTIPIGRFSTAEDMGNTAAFLCSDEASMVTGVAMEVDGGRCI; this is encoded by the coding sequence ATGAGATTGAAGGACAAGACCGCCATCGTCACCGGTGGCGCCTCGGGCTTCGGGGCCGGCATTGTGCGCAAGTTCCTGGACGAAGGCGCCCGGGTCATGATCGCCGACATCAACGGCGAGGCTGCCGAGAGCCTGGCCGGCGAGCTGGGCGACAGGGCCGTCGCCCAGAAAGTGGACGTGGCCAGCAAGGACAGCGTCGAGGCGATGAGCCAGGCGGCGCTGTCGGCCTTCGGCCAGGTGGATATCCTGGTGAACAACGCCGGGGTCACGCATCTGCCGGCCGCCATGGAAGAGGTCAGCGAGGAGGACTTCGACCGCGTGCTGGCGGTGAACACCAAGTCGGTCTACCTGACGGCACGGACCCTTCTGCCGCACATGAAGGAACGGGGAACCGGGGCCATCCTGAACGTTGCCTCGACCGGCGGCGTCAGCCCGCGTCCGCGGCTGTCCTGGTACAATGCCTCGAAGGGCTGGATGATCACGGCCACCAAGGCCATGGCGGTGGAGCTGGCCCCGGCTGGCATACGCGTCAACGCCATCAATCCCGTGGCCGGCGACACGCCGCTGCTCAAGTCCTTCATGGGCGAGGACACGCCCGAGGTCCGGGCCAAGTTCCTCTCGACCATTCCCATCGGCCGCTTCTCCACCGCCGAGGACATGGGCAATACCGCAGCCTTTCTCTGCTCGGACGAGGCCTCCATGGTGACCGGTGTCGCCATGGAAGTGGACGGTGGGCGCTGCATCTGA
- a CDS encoding cysteine hydrolase family protein, with translation MTKPFSKAKKHLAASSTGAPQGLNRPQVHKTERQEEPAETMTKTLNPIPPVDAEDGSYRYRPIEPGKTALLSIDMQNMEAGKPLRERAKVEGTPEWKKRFFFERVETVVIPAQQRLQAAARAAGIEVIYTVIQSLTQDGRDRSLDHKISRLHAAKGSWEGAVIDEVAPVGDEIVIPKTASGIFNCTNIEYVLRNLGVEYLVVYGVVTDQCVESTVRDAADRGFMVTEIEDACATYTEDRHLRSIEAMDGHYARALSADSFIAELDALGLKTA, from the coding sequence TTGACAAAGCCTTTTTCCAAGGCGAAGAAACATCTTGCAGCAAGCAGCACCGGAGCGCCACAAGGGCTGAACCGGCCCCAGGTCCACAAGACCGAGAGACAAGAGGAGCCCGCAGAAACGATGACCAAGACCCTGAACCCGATTCCGCCCGTCGACGCCGAAGACGGCAGTTACCGCTACCGCCCCATCGAACCCGGCAAGACGGCGCTGCTGTCCATCGACATGCAGAACATGGAGGCCGGCAAACCCCTGCGCGAACGCGCCAAGGTCGAAGGCACCCCAGAGTGGAAGAAGCGCTTTTTCTTCGAGCGCGTGGAGACTGTGGTCATCCCCGCCCAGCAGCGCCTGCAGGCGGCCGCGCGGGCGGCGGGCATCGAGGTCATCTACACCGTGATCCAGAGCCTGACCCAGGACGGGCGCGACCGCAGCCTTGACCACAAGATCTCGCGCCTGCACGCGGCCAAGGGCTCCTGGGAAGGCGCCGTGATCGACGAGGTCGCCCCGGTGGGCGACGAGATCGTCATTCCCAAGACGGCCTCGGGCATCTTCAACTGCACCAACATCGAATACGTCCTGCGCAACCTGGGCGTCGAATACCTGGTCGTCTATGGCGTGGTCACCGACCAGTGTGTCGAATCCACCGTGCGCGATGCCGCCGACCGCGGCTTCATGGTGACCGAGATCGAGGACGCCTGCGCCACCTATACCGAGGATCGCCACCTGCGCTCCATCGAGGCCATGGACGGCCACTACGCCCGCGCGCTGTCTGCCGACAGCTTCATCGCCGAGCTGGACGCCCTGGGCCTGAAGACGGCGTAA
- a CDS encoding ABC transporter permease: MLSFVLKRLVSLTLSLLAASLVIFFVINVVPGDPARFMLGMNAQPEALASLRRELGLDQTLLQRYFDWLQGMLVGEFGTSYTYKVPVAELIGDRLWVSLPLALYALTLSTLIAFPAGIFSAARRNSPTDLSIMGMTQLGIAVPNFWFAMLLVFFFSIILQWFSAGGFPGWDSGFLLAVHALTLPAVALALPQASILARVMRSSLLETLGEDFVRTARAKGLTRSQALWRHALRNALIPVLTIIGLQFSFLLAGAIIIENVFFLPGLGRLAFQAIAQRDLIVVQTVIMLLVFAVILITFLVDLAYAAVDPRLRGQRS; this comes from the coding sequence ATGCTCTCGTTTGTCCTGAAACGGCTCGTCTCGCTGACTCTCAGTCTGCTGGCCGCCAGCCTTGTCATCTTCTTTGTCATCAATGTGGTGCCCGGGGATCCGGCGCGCTTCATGCTGGGCATGAATGCACAGCCGGAAGCTCTGGCCTCTCTGAGGCGCGAGCTGGGCCTGGATCAAACGCTGCTGCAACGCTACTTCGACTGGCTCCAGGGGATGCTGGTGGGGGAGTTCGGCACCAGCTATACCTACAAGGTACCGGTGGCCGAGTTGATCGGCGACCGGCTGTGGGTTTCCCTGCCGCTGGCGCTCTATGCCCTGACGCTGTCCACCCTGATTGCCTTTCCGGCCGGGATTTTTTCGGCAGCCCGGCGCAATTCGCCCACGGACCTGTCCATCATGGGCATGACGCAGCTTGGCATTGCCGTCCCGAACTTCTGGTTCGCCATGCTGCTGGTCTTTTTCTTCTCGATCATACTGCAGTGGTTTTCCGCCGGCGGCTTTCCAGGTTGGGACAGCGGCTTCCTGCTGGCCGTACATGCGCTGACCCTGCCAGCGGTGGCGCTGGCGCTACCTCAGGCCTCGATCCTGGCGCGGGTCATGCGCTCGTCGCTGCTGGAAACCCTGGGCGAGGACTTCGTGCGCACGGCTCGGGCCAAGGGCCTGACACGCAGCCAGGCGCTCTGGCGGCATGCCCTGCGCAATGCCCTGATCCCCGTGCTGACCATCATCGGCCTGCAGTTTTCCTTCCTGCTGGCCGGCGCCATCATCATAGAGAATGTCTTCTTCCTGCCGGGCCTGGGGCGCCTGGCTTTCCAGGCCATAGCCCAGCGTGACCTGATCGTGGTCCAGACCGTTATCATGCTTCTGGTCTTTGCCGTCATTCTGATCACCTTCCTGGTCGACCTGGCTTATGCGGCCGTGGACCCGCGGCTGAGGGGGCAGCGGTCATGA
- a CDS encoding aldehyde dehydrogenase family protein, which produces MSNILSDFGFDSRHCFIAGAWGPAASGATLPAEDPSTGEIMGEIAGGGAEDIDRAVAAARTALQGEWGRMTATERGRVLVRIGQLVLEHVEQLAELEARDVGKPLSQARADAVALARYMEFYGGAADKVHGETIPFNAGYTVYTLREPHGVTGHIVPWNYPMQIIGRSVGAALAMGNAAVLKPAEEASLTALVFTEIARQAGLPEGALNTVPGLGEEAGAALSEHGGVNHLSFTGSVPVGSMIQAAAAKNVVPVTLELGGKSPQVVFEDANLDKALPFLVRAGVQNAGQTCSASSRLLIQRGLYDRLLERLAESYRGLKVGPALSDLNVGPLISAPQKKIVSGFLDLARQDGLQIAAQGEIAADAPSGGHYVPPTLIAGLSPDHKLAQDEIFGPVQVVLPFEDEDEAVAIANGTDYGLVAGVWSKDGDRQMRMARKLHCGQVFLNNYGAAGGAELPFGGVGKSGHGREKGFEALYGFSSLKTVAAYHG; this is translated from the coding sequence ATGAGCAACATCCTGAGCGATTTCGGCTTCGACAGCCGGCACTGCTTCATCGCCGGCGCCTGGGGCCCGGCGGCCTCGGGCGCGACCCTGCCGGCCGAGGATCCCTCGACCGGAGAGATCATGGGCGAGATCGCCGGGGGCGGGGCCGAAGATATCGACCGCGCCGTGGCTGCGGCGCGCACGGCCCTGCAGGGTGAGTGGGGGCGCATGACGGCCACCGAGCGGGGACGCGTTCTGGTCCGCATCGGCCAACTGGTTCTGGAACATGTGGAGCAGCTGGCCGAACTGGAGGCCCGCGACGTGGGTAAGCCGCTCAGCCAGGCGCGTGCCGATGCCGTCGCGCTGGCCCGCTACATGGAATTCTACGGCGGTGCGGCCGACAAGGTGCATGGCGAAACCATTCCCTTCAACGCAGGCTATACCGTCTATACCCTGCGCGAGCCGCACGGCGTGACCGGTCACATCGTGCCCTGGAACTATCCCATGCAGATCATCGGGCGCTCTGTCGGCGCTGCCCTGGCCATGGGCAATGCCGCTGTCCTGAAGCCTGCCGAGGAGGCCAGCCTGACGGCTCTGGTCTTTACCGAGATCGCGCGGCAGGCCGGCCTGCCCGAAGGCGCGCTCAACACCGTGCCGGGCCTGGGCGAGGAAGCCGGCGCGGCCCTGTCGGAACACGGCGGCGTCAATCACCTCTCCTTCACCGGTTCGGTGCCGGTGGGCAGCATGATCCAGGCAGCGGCTGCGAAGAACGTGGTGCCGGTGACCCTGGAACTGGGCGGCAAGTCCCCGCAGGTGGTCTTCGAGGACGCCAACCTGGACAAGGCGCTGCCCTTCCTGGTGCGCGCCGGGGTGCAGAACGCGGGCCAGACCTGCTCGGCCTCATCGCGCCTGTTGATCCAGCGCGGTCTTTACGACCGGCTTCTGGAGCGGCTGGCCGAAAGCTATCGTGGCCTGAAGGTCGGCCCGGCGCTGTCGGATCTGAATGTCGGGCCGTTGATTTCGGCCCCGCAGAAGAAGATCGTCTCCGGCTTCCTGGACCTGGCCCGGCAGGACGGCCTGCAGATCGCGGCCCAGGGCGAGATTGCGGCCGATGCGCCGTCCGGCGGCCACTATGTGCCGCCAACGCTGATCGCCGGCCTGTCACCGGATCACAAGCTGGCCCAGGACGAGATCTTCGGCCCGGTCCAGGTGGTGCTGCCCTTCGAGGACGAGGATGAGGCCGTGGCCATCGCCAATGGCACGGATTACGGCCTGGTGGCCGGCGTCTGGTCGAAGGACGGCGATCGCCAGATGCGCATGGCCCGGAAGCTGCACTGCGGGCAGGTCTTCCTGAACAACTACGGGGCGGCCGGTGGGGCCGAACTGCCCTTCGGTGGGGTCGGCAAGTCGGGCCACGGCCGCGAGAAGGGCTTCGAGGCGCTCTACGGCTTCTCGTCGCTGAAGACCGTGGCGGCATATCACGGCTGA